A section of the Amblyomma americanum isolate KBUSLIRL-KWMA chromosome 2, ASM5285725v1, whole genome shotgun sequence genome encodes:
- the LOC144121629 gene encoding uncharacterized protein LOC144121629, with product MLRTSPETKATFISYFEAGMTPSQAINHHESLLAVQPDGPQLLASGFVNPTKRAVYYMHDHWRTDKYGPCGSPLVKLQEKMPQYAAQGTDVYTSSKADDCWAALVVTPIMRRAQSLESAQELIFVDSTASCDTTRSTVTVLLTATKAGAVPIAVLIHSSQSREGYSLAFQLLKHCYPTCFGNREAPAAFMSDSSRPEKDALRDVWPSAQQLLCHFHILQAEWRWITSSHHKVDKDDRRRFMAAFQKVLPTYCSLSTTQKIDQMLCEKI from the exons ATGCTTCGCACCAGCCCCGAAACAAAGGCCACATTTATTTCCTACTTTGAAGCGGGAATGACACCCTCTCAGGCTATAAACCACCATGAGAGTCTCCTCGCTGTGCAGCCAGATGGGCCACAACTTCTAGCAAGTGGTTTTGTGAATCCTACTAAAAGGGCCGTGTACTACATGCACGACCATTGGCGGACCGACAAGTATGGACCATGCGGGAGTCCACTGGTCAAGCTGCAGGAAAAGATGCCACAATATGCAGCCCAAG GCACAGATGTCTACACCAGCAGTAAGGCAGATGACTGCTGGGCAGCACTCGTGGTCACACCCATTATGCGGCGTGCCCAGAGCCTGGAGTCAGCTCAAGAACTCATCTTTGTTGACTCGACGGCTTCCTGCGACACTACAAGGAGCACAGTCACAGTgttgttgacagccacaaaagctGGTGCAGTGCCAATAGCTGTGCTAATACACAGCTCACAGAGCAGGGAGGGCTACAGTTTGGCTTTCCAGCTGCTGAAGCATTGCTACCCAACATGCTTTGGAAACAGAGAG GCACCTGCTGCATTCATGTCAGATTCTTCTCGGCCTGAGAAGGACGCCCTGCGTGACGTCTGGCCCTCGGCACAACAGCTGTTGTGCCATTTTCATATCCTGCAGGCAGAGTGGAGGTGGATCACCTCTTCACACCATAAGGTGGACAAAGATGACCGACGCCGCTTCATGGCAGCCTTCCAAAAGGTATTGCCAACTTACTGCTCGCTGAGTACTACACAAAAAATAGACCAAATGCTGTGTGAAAAAATTTAA